A window of the Bacillota bacterium genome harbors these coding sequences:
- a CDS encoding GIY-YIG nuclease family protein has protein sequence MQKPLLLNDLLHLNQSDLDRAKVKFNQYNGEIEPMEAYLRNPDDVNTIWLFWRAKRRYFNVGEIALCLFQLSWNTWLLSTIKRVTRELGVNDGVNYEGEELLDYMPYFGRVIVKYRKTHQTQVVYAKNIIDELVVEQILPSIFDGVDFPGYDKVRLSYEQLSTIVHNHKKDWVAALEKQKAVYLITDKCSGKQYVGSAYGENGMLLQRWSNYVVNGHGGNKLLKEIVEDSGFDYVKQNLQYAILEYYNARVDKHIILERESWWKETLGSRAFGLNAN, from the coding sequence ATGCAGAAACCATTGTTATTAAACGACTTACTACATCTAAATCAATCGGATTTAGATAGAGCAAAGGTTAAATTCAATCAATATAATGGTGAGATAGAGCCTATGGAAGCCTATCTCCGCAATCCCGATGATGTAAATACTATTTGGCTGTTTTGGAGAGCAAAGCGTCGGTACTTCAATGTTGGAGAGATTGCGCTTTGCCTTTTCCAGCTGTCATGGAATACTTGGCTTCTTTCAACTATAAAAAGGGTTACACGGGAGCTGGGGGTAAACGACGGAGTAAATTACGAAGGCGAAGAATTGTTAGACTATATGCCTTATTTCGGGCGTGTTATAGTAAAATACCGAAAAACACATCAAACTCAAGTTGTTTATGCAAAAAATATTATAGACGAATTGGTAGTCGAGCAAATCTTACCAAGTATATTTGATGGGGTAGATTTTCCGGGATACGACAAGGTTCGATTATCTTATGAACAGCTCTCAACCATAGTACATAATCATAAGAAGGATTGGGTTGCAGCTTTGGAAAAACAAAAAGCTGTCTATCTTATTACCGACAAGTGCAGCGGAAAACAGTATGTCGGTTCGGCATATGGTGAAAATGGTATGCTTCTGCAGCGCTGGTCAAACTATGTAGTCAATGGTCATGGAGGTAACAAGCTACTCAAAGAAATAGTTGAAGATTCCGGGTTTGATTATGTTAAGCAAAACCTTCAATACGCAATCTTGGAGTATTACAACGCTCGCGTGGACAAGCATATTATCTTAGAACGCGAATCTTGGTGGAAAGAGACTTTAGGGAGCAGAGCATTCGGGTTAAATGCAAATTGA